The Pseudomonadota bacterium sequence CTTCCAACAGATCGTCGACGTCGGCGCGAGCTCCAGGTTCACGCTTCAGGAGTTTTGCAAAGATTAATTCCTCTTTCGGATGATGAAATTGATCAGGATACTCAGTCATGTAACGCATGATGCCATGCAGCAGAGGATAGTCTGGTGTTTTCCCTACCCCGATCGCCAGAATCTCAGACTCGAGAAGATCAAGTAATTTCGCAACGTTGGCGTGGTCACGATCCAGCGCTGCAATAATATCGAACATCTGGTTTGGTGTTCCCACTCATTTTTGAATTGAATCCTAGTACGCGCGTTGGCTTCCATACTGCTCCGAATACTCCTACAGACAATACGCGGCGCAAATCCGATGTTTTACCTACTGTAATCTCGGTTAACCCCTAGGTGGAAATGGTGTTTTGCTTGATTGGGGGAACGATGCGGCGAGATTTACCGCTGCCAGGCGGATACAAGAATGGCTAAGACTTTTGCTGTATTTGCATTGCCATGCGAACGAGATGGGCCAGGGACCTGGCCTGCATTTTTTCCATTACCCGGGCGCGATGAATTTCGACAGTACGTTGACTGACTTCCAGGTCGCCCGATATGACCTTATTGGCCTTGCCCTGAACGACCAGCTCCAGAACCTGTTTTTCCCGTGGCGTTAATTTTGCGATCCGTTTTTCAACCTCTTCTCGCTTGAGCAACGCATCTCTATTTTTGCGGTCGTCTTTGAGCGCCTTATTGATGCGATCGAGAAGTTCATGATCCCTAAAAGGCTTCGGGATAAAATCGATGGCTCCTCGCTGCATTGCTTCCACGGCCATTGGAATATCGCCGTGGCCGGTAATGAAAATGATTGGCAATATCGCCCGCATATCAATCAACTTCTGTTGTAGTTCCATGCCGCTCATACCCGGCATTCTTATATCCAGTACGAGACAGCCTGGGCGATCAGGATCGTATTCGGCCAGGAACTCTCCAGCCGAGGCAAACGATCGGCTGGTCAGGGCTACCGATTTCATCAGGAGACTTAGCGAATCACGCACGGCCTCGTCGTCGTCAACAAGAAATACTGTTGGGCTGTACTCTGTCATGTCCTGCCCTCGGAGATTACGGGCAACGTAAAGTAGAAAGTTGTGCCCCCAGAAGGATTCTTTGTAAAGCTCAACACACCACCATGTGACTCAATGATGGATTGGCAGATTGCAAGTCCCAGACCCATTCCGGAGGGCTTGGTCGTGAAAAATGGCTGAAAGATTTTCTCTTCGGCTTCTTTCGTGATCCCGCTGCCATGGTCTGTCACCACTATTTTCACCTGGTCGGTTTCGAACTCGCTGACCGAAACTGAGATCCCTTCGTCATGTTGATCCATGTCCATCATCGCATCAATACCATTGCGAATCAGGTTCAGAACGACCTGTTGAATTTGCACGGTGTCGACCATAATTTTTGGCAAGCCTTCGGCAAGGTCAATCGTCAACGGAATACCATTGTCCCGGGCATCGACCTCAGCAAGAGCTGCGACATCGCGGATAAGATCGTCACAGCTCACCTCCCGACGACCGAGTTCTCTTTTCTTGACGAATTGTCTGAGTCTTCGGATAACTTCACCGGCTCGTTGGGCCTGCGAGTTGCATTTTTTCAATGTAGCCAGAATTTCGTCATCATCGCTTTTTCCGGATTCGATCAGGCGCTGACAGGCCTCAGTGTATGTTGCGATCGCAGTCAGCGGCTGGTTCAGCTCATGGGCCAGGCTTGCCGCCATTTCACCCAGCGTACTGAGGCGACCGAATTGGGACAATCTTTCGCGTGTCTTGTGTATTTCCTCTTCGGACCGCTTTCGTTCGGTTATGTCCCGGATTATGCCGACAAATCTGGGCTGATCATCCGTTGGAATTTCGCCAACGGAGAGATCGATCGGAAAAACCGAACCGCTTTTTCGCTTACCCTGAGCTTCCCGGCCGATTCCGATGATCCTGGCATTACCAGTTTCAAGATAATTACGAATAAAGCTGTCGTGTTCGCTTTTATACGGCTCGGGCATCAATAGCGACACATTTTCTCCTACAACTTCCTCGGCACTGAATCCGAAAATGACCTCCGCGGCAGAATTGAAGGTCTCAATGCGACCCCTATGGTCGATTACAATAATGGCATCGACGGCCGCATCGAGCAGCGCTTTCCATTCGGGTGCTGCAAACGAATGGTTGTCTGCTGCCGGCCGTTCAGAGCGATCGGGCATAAGTACAATCCCAGATACAGCTACGCATAGCACCGAATACCGATTGCCAGTTTGCGGCAGTATAACTCTGTAGTATGCAAATTGGTAAGTCGACGATAAACCATTTAACTGATCTTACGACTTCTGTCCAGACACAGCTAGAGGAAAAAATCAAGGTGAGGAAATGCTACTCCGCATCCTGTTTTTGTTGATTGCATTTGCGTCTACAGCATCCCTACCGACATCTACAGCGCGTGCTGCCGACCAGGAGCAACCTAAACCCGAGTTGACCAGGGACGGTGAGTTCAACCTGAGTTTCCGATATCGGTATGAATTTGTCGATCAGGATGGTATCGCTAAGAACACACACGCGTCGACTCTTCGAACACGATTTGCGTATCGAAGCTCGTACTTCTCCAACTTTGGATTCGTGATCGAATTCGATGATATAAGTTCAATCGGCAACGATCTCTACAACAGCACACGCAACGGAAATACAAACCGGCCGGTCGTGGCCGATCCGGAAGGCACTGAAGTTAACCAGGCGATGATTCTTTACAGAGGAATCGAAAATAATGTCATCCGAGCAGGCCGCCAGCGAATCACACTCGATAATCACAGATTTATCGGGAACGTCGGCTGGCGACAGAACGAGCAGACCTACAACAGCTTTTCACTCAGCAATATGTCGCTGCCGGATACGACTATTGAGTATGCGTACATCGAAAACGTAAAGCGGGTTTTCGGGCCGGATAGTGGTGCGCCACCAGCAGATTTCCAAAGCGATTCCTCCATTCTGAATGTAAAATATGAGTGGGTACCCGATTGGGATGTCACGGCATATGCCTATTTTCTTAATCTCGAAAACTCCCCATTGTTATCGAATAAAACATTTGGGATTCGCGTAAAGGGAGGCAATGTGGTCAGCAACCGGATTTCAACTAGCTATACACTGGAATACGCGCATCAAAAGAACTACGGCGACAATCCCAACAACTACAGTGTTGACTATTTCCTGCTGGAGGGCGCACTTACTACCACTGGTATCACCGGGAGACTGGGCTAC is a genomic window containing:
- a CDS encoding response regulator transcription factor yields the protein MTEYSPTVFLVDDDEAVRDSLSLLMKSVALTSRSFASAGEFLAEYDPDRPGCLVLDIRMPGMSGMELQQKLIDMRAILPIIFITGHGDIPMAVEAMQRGAIDFIPKPFRDHELLDRINKALKDDRKNRDALLKREEVEKRIAKLTPREKQVLELVVQGKANKVISGDLEVSQRTVEIHRARVMEKMQARSLAHLVRMAMQIQQKS
- a CDS encoding PAS domain S-box protein, which codes for MPDRSERPAADNHSFAAPEWKALLDAAVDAIIVIDHRGRIETFNSAAEVIFGFSAEEVVGENVSLLMPEPYKSEHDSFIRNYLETGNARIIGIGREAQGKRKSGSVFPIDLSVGEIPTDDQPRFVGIIRDITERKRSEEEIHKTRERLSQFGRLSTLGEMAASLAHELNQPLTAIATYTEACQRLIESGKSDDDEILATLKKCNSQAQRAGEVIRRLRQFVKKRELGRREVSCDDLIRDVAALAEVDARDNGIPLTIDLAEGLPKIMVDTVQIQQVVLNLIRNGIDAMMDMDQHDEGISVSVSEFETDQVKIVVTDHGSGITKEAEEKIFQPFFTTKPSGMGLGLAICQSIIESHGGVLSFTKNPSGGTTFYFTLPVISEGRT
- a CDS encoding alginate export family protein; the encoded protein is MLLRILFLLIAFASTASLPTSTARAADQEQPKPELTRDGEFNLSFRYRYEFVDQDGIAKNTHASTLRTRFAYRSSYFSNFGFVIEFDDISSIGNDLYNSTRNGNTNRPVVADPEGTEVNQAMILYRGIENNVIRAGRQRITLDNHRFIGNVGWRQNEQTYNSFSLSNMSLPDTTIEYAYIENVKRVFGPDSGAPPADFQSDSSILNVKYEWVPDWDVTAYAYFLNLENSPLLSNKTFGIRVKGGNVVSNRISTSYTLEYAHQKNYGDNPNNYSVDYFLLEGALTTTGITGRLGYEVLEGNSIQAFQTPLATLHAFQGWADKFLTTPSGGIEDLYFSLATKIRGANISLIHHRFDPEAGGPKYGSEWGLMIKKPFANRYTLVFKYADYDARSFATDTKKLWVMFIAEFGN